One Candidatus Anoxymicrobium japonicum genomic window carries:
- the dnaN gene encoding DNA polymerase III subunit beta — MCFLLPGGNERMIITCEKNKLNSAVQAALRGISGKVTMPILSGLLFTAENGRVAISSTDLEISVRAELDAEISESGSTVVSGRLVGDILKNLPGGDAQIETDEKFLTIKSSGGEYRIREMMPEDFPRIPKWEGESFLKAPGGEFMVAVQQASKASSSDEKRPVLTGMLVEKKTGESSSLKLVATDSYRLASKEIDVVGSVSEWENCIVPVKTMNEVARLIGGIDAEIEIKMQEKQILFRLGELVVASRLIEGQFPNYSLLIPKGEKTRVTAPKEELAAALKRALIFGHKIRVGIYSDHLRVMTETPDKGDSKEDVPVETIGEEMEIGFNGAYLLEGIIGAESENVDIRFDDPQKPALVKTENSEKYNYVLMPVRLGQ, encoded by the coding sequence ATGTGCTTTCTATTACCGGGAGGAAATGAACGCATGATAATCACCTGTGAAAAAAACAAGCTGAACAGCGCGGTACAGGCGGCATTGAGGGGTATTTCAGGCAAAGTCACAATGCCGATCTTGTCAGGGTTGCTGTTTACAGCGGAGAATGGAAGGGTTGCGATCAGCAGCACAGATCTCGAGATAAGTGTGCGCGCTGAACTTGACGCTGAAATCTCAGAAAGCGGATCTACGGTGGTGTCGGGGCGGCTGGTGGGGGATATTCTCAAGAACCTCCCCGGTGGAGACGCGCAGATCGAAACCGACGAAAAATTTTTAACAATCAAATCATCCGGTGGGGAATATCGCATCAGGGAGATGATGCCGGAAGATTTTCCACGCATTCCAAAGTGGGAAGGTGAATCGTTTCTCAAGGCGCCGGGCGGAGAATTCATGGTGGCGGTACAGCAAGCGTCAAAGGCTTCTTCAAGCGACGAAAAAAGACCGGTGCTCACAGGGATGCTCGTGGAGAAAAAAACAGGGGAATCCTCCAGCCTGAAGCTTGTCGCGACAGATAGTTACAGGCTTGCGTCGAAAGAGATAGACGTTGTTGGATCGGTATCTGAGTGGGAAAACTGCATAGTGCCCGTGAAGACAATGAATGAAGTCGCGAGACTCATCGGGGGAATTGACGCGGAGATAGAGATAAAGATGCAGGAAAAACAAATTTTGTTCAGACTGGGGGAACTGGTTGTTGCCAGTAGGCTCATAGAGGGACAGTTCCCAAACTACAGTCTGCTCATTCCAAAGGGTGAAAAGACCAGGGTAACCGCGCCCAAAGAAGAGCTGGCGGCGGCGCTAAAGCGGGCGCTGATATTTGGTCACAAAATAAGAGTGGGAATATACAGTGATCATCTGCGCGTGATGACGGAAACCCCGGACAAAGGCGACTCAAAAGAAGACGTTCCCGTCGAGACAATCGGCGAAGAAATGGAGATTGGCTTCAATGGAGCGTATCTATTGGAGGGAATTATTGGCGCTGAGAGCGAGAATGTGGACATAAGGTTTGACGACCCACAGAAGCCGGCTCTGGTGAAAACGGAAAACAGCGAGAAATATAACTATGTTCTCATGCCTGTCAGACTCGGGCAGTAA